In Sphingopyxis macrogoltabida, the sequence GCGCGCCGACGGATCGGGCTTCTCGCCCGTCGGCTGCGCGGCTTTGCAGGATGCGCTGCGGCTCGAGGTCGGCTGGTACGGCGGCGGCGGCGAGGCGCCCGGCCAATATGGCGCGGTGTTCAACGCGATCGGCGCAATCGCCGCCGGCCTCTGCCGCAACGTCCTGATCTTCCGTACCATGTACGAAGCGACCGCGCGCAAGACCGCCTATGCCAATAGCTTGCTTCGCGAGGGCCAGCGGCAGGCAGGCCCCTTTTCCTGGTACGCCCCCTATTACACCTATGCCGCCGCGCTCCAGCAGGCGCTCTTCTTCAACCTCTATGTCCACAAGAGCGGCATCCGCCCCGACCAGGTCGGCCAGATCGCGGTCAACCAGCGCCGCAACGCCGCGCTCAACCCCAAGGCGATCTACAAGGCCCCGATCACCATCGACGATTATCTCGCCTCGCCGCTGATCGCGACCCCGCTGCGCCTCTACGACTGCGACGTCCCGATCGATGGCGCCGCCGCGATCATCGTCTCGCGGATGGACGTCGCGCGAACGTTGAAGAACCCGCCGATCCGGATCGGCGCGATCGGATCGTCGATGCGCTACCGCAACAGCTGGACCCAGCTCGCCGAACTCGACACGCAGGCGCAGCCCAAGGTCGCCGAGATGATGTGGTCGCGCACCGACCTCAAGCCCGCCGACGTCGACATCGCGCAGCTTTACGACGGCTTCAGCTTCCACACGATCAACTGGCTCGAAAATTTCGGCTTCTGCGAGCTTCATGGTGCCAAGTATTTTATCGACGGCGGCCATCGCATCGCGCTCGATGGCGATCTGCCCGTCAACACCGGCGGCGGCGCAATGTCGGGCGGGCGTCTCCACGCCTATGGTGCGGTCCACGAAGCCTGCACCCAGCTCTGGGGCCGGGCAGGGGCGCGGCAAGTGCAGGGCGACCCGCAGGTCTGCGCCACCTCGACCTCGGGCGGCCCGCTCGCTGGAGCCATGCTGCTCGTCCGCGATTAGGCTTGCCAGACGATGTTGCCGCCGATCAGGGTCAGGCCCACGCATCCCACCGCGGCGGGGTCATCGGGCCAATCGTAAAGGATGAGATCGGCGGCGGCGCCGACCGCCAGCGGTCCGGCCCGATAGAGCGCCAGCGCCGCCGCCCGGTCGATGGCTTCGTCCGCGCCGATGATGCCGCCGCCGCGGGTCAAACGGTCGGTGGCGGCGCGCAGCGCGATCCACGGATTGGCATCGCCATAAGGCGCATCGGATCCCGCGCGCACTTTTATGCCGCCGCGCTGCAAGGACGCTAGCCGATAGATATCGCCGAGTTCATGGGGGTCGAGCTGTTCGAGATAGCGGTCGCCGCGGTCGTGGATGAAATTGGGCTGGGTGACGACGATCAGGCCCGCCGCGGCAATGTCGGCAATCAGGCTTTCGGCGATCATCCCGCCATGCTCGATCCGGTCGCCCGGACGCGCGCCGCCCGCCATCGCGAGCGCTTCGAGATAGAAGAGCAGTTCGCCCAACGTCACGCAATGCGCCGCGACCGCGCGGCCCAGCGCGCGTGCCGAAGCGATCCGCGATACCACTGTCGCGACCGGCGGCAGGTCGTCTTCGTCGAACAGCAGCTTGACCGCGCCCAGCACATAGCCATCGCCCGGTGGCAGCGCCTCGGTCCCCATGATCGTCAGCCGCTGCGGCATCGCACCGGCAAGAATCGCGGCTTCTTCGGCACCGTTGGCCGCGCCCGCGTCGGTTACGCCGGTCACCCCCCACCGCGCCAGCCGACCGCCCAATGCCGCTAGCGATGGCGGCGCGCCGCCGATCTTTTCGCGCAGCCAGGTATCGCCGCGCCGGA encodes:
- a CDS encoding thiolase family protein, whose translation is MTRFAEKNTAITGVGMSDVSRGADKSALALTVDAALEAIADAGLTRADIDGIATWPGERADGSGFSPVGCAALQDALRLEVGWYGGGGEAPGQYGAVFNAIGAIAAGLCRNVLIFRTMYEATARKTAYANSLLREGQRQAGPFSWYAPYYTYAAALQQALFFNLYVHKSGIRPDQVGQIAVNQRRNAALNPKAIYKAPITIDDYLASPLIATPLRLYDCDVPIDGAAAIIVSRMDVARTLKNPPIRIGAIGSSMRYRNSWTQLAELDTQAQPKVAEMMWSRTDLKPADVDIAQLYDGFSFHTINWLENFGFCELHGAKYFIDGGHRIALDGDLPVNTGGGAMSGGRLHAYGAVHEACTQLWGRAGARQVQGDPQVCATSTSGGPLAGAMLLVRD
- a CDS encoding amidohydrolase family protein; translated protein: MNASFNLLIRNARGADGRALSVGIRNGRIAALGSEVAGAGAEIDARGQVIGPGFHDHHLHLLATAARMESVDLAGVRDVDTIITRLRTGSSLPGEWVRAIGYDDRAAGLPDRVLLDQWLPDRPLRVQDRTGGYWILNSTGLAKLGEAPFPACVERDADGRPNGRIRRGDTWLREKIGGAPPSLAALGGRLARWGVTGVTDAGAANGAEEAAILAGAMPQRLTIMGTEALPPGDGYVLGAVKLLFDEDDLPPVATVVSRIASARALGRAVAAHCVTLGELLFYLEALAMAGGARPGDRIEHGGMIAESLIADIAAAGLIVVTQPNFIHDRGDRYLEQLDPHELGDIYRLASLQRGGIKVRAGSDAPYGDANPWIALRAATDRLTRGGGIIGADEAIDRAAALALYRAGPLAVGAAADLILYDWPDDPAAVGCVGLTLIGGNIVWQA